One genomic segment of Rivularia sp. PCC 7116 includes these proteins:
- a CDS encoding DUF6753 family protein — protein sequence MTQEVAPDDKNSNREENDQVNKFLAEALKGKSEGFKKQVLSFAVSCGLSQDDPLFLILVATGQLEVMLKDAPEVLQVLFETWNQDLARNLHQVEKVAVERQKVAIDRAAHALIRKAQFTESRKLLTSVLPAGLLLFFTLGVGAIFGILTPPWIAGMISGGYTKVQSSTLTWDELEAMKWAMSREGKFARNLIDWNRGYLDNGECIKDAQRLGVILSQYGRKAKSGHCVVWATPPTKRKFVEP from the coding sequence ATGACACAGGAAGTTGCTCCTGATGATAAAAACTCAAATCGGGAAGAAAATGATCAAGTTAATAAGTTTCTGGCTGAAGCTTTGAAAGGTAAAAGCGAAGGGTTTAAAAAGCAGGTATTGAGTTTTGCTGTGAGTTGTGGTTTATCCCAAGATGACCCCTTATTTCTGATTTTGGTAGCTACCGGACAATTAGAAGTAATGTTAAAAGATGCGCCGGAAGTTCTACAAGTGTTGTTTGAAACTTGGAATCAAGATTTGGCTCGCAATTTACACCAAGTGGAAAAAGTTGCGGTAGAACGTCAGAAAGTTGCTATCGATAGAGCTGCTCACGCTTTAATTCGTAAAGCACAGTTTACAGAAAGCAGAAAACTTTTAACTTCTGTACTTCCGGCAGGTTTATTATTATTTTTCACCCTGGGAGTTGGAGCAATTTTCGGAATTTTAACGCCTCCCTGGATTGCTGGGATGATAAGCGGTGGATATACAAAGGTGCAATCAAGTACTTTAACCTGGGATGAGTTGGAAGCAATGAAATGGGCGATGTCTAGGGAAGGGAAGTTTGCTAGAAATTTGATTGATTGGAACAGGGGTTATTTGGACAATGGAGAATGCATTAAAGATGCTCAGAGATTGGGTGTAATTTTATCTCAGTACGGACGTAAAGCGAAGTCAGGACATTGTGTTGTTTGGGCTACTCCACCGACAAAGCGTAAGTTTGTAGAACCATAA
- a CDS encoding DUF3768 domain-containing protein has protein sequence MTNQTEKNSTAQICALNDKFRQTFDAKLGKVVITQVVGCLNTNQLQKLLQAVKQFSDFNENNDPWKEHDMGKIELFDEKFFFKIDYFDRQKYQQGIGSEEPYNVDKTFRVMTIMLASEY, from the coding sequence ATGACAAATCAAACCGAGAAAAACTCAACTGCTCAAATCTGCGCTCTTAACGATAAATTTCGTCAAACATTTGATGCCAAGCTAGGAAAAGTAGTCATTACGCAGGTCGTCGGTTGTTTAAATACAAATCAGCTACAAAAATTACTTCAAGCGGTAAAGCAATTTAGCGATTTCAATGAAAATAACGACCCTTGGAAAGAACATGATATGGGTAAGATAGAGCTATTTGATGAAAAGTTTTTCTTTAAAATAGATTACTTTGACCGACAAAAATATCAACAAGGTATTGGTTCAGAGGAACCATACAACGTTGATAAAACATTTCGAGTAATGACGATAATGCTTGCAAGCGAATACTAA
- a CDS encoding clostripain-related cysteine peptidase — translation MFSIKRRDFCRHMILGSAFFAGSIATNSSFAIDSNYSQNKSRYKWVVLYWMPYDNDLVRFGEPIVEMLTQGTQNSENLVVVQSDYWGDSNMRRRLFSNGIVNEIDIAGEDSSDVSAFRDYLNWANLNFEAQHWAVIIVGHGGKINEVSPDDHKAIDKKRTWMGVDQFADAVSSFNRATKVGVELLFFQNCNKATLEVLYEVRNCARYTLASQLALGAPNYYYKGFLNRLKDPSVKGREAAIAIMDSERIDMYHTLTLVDNQTVKLIPEKLSQVLKRIINKGLPAIKQSELSTYHYSGERHCDALLLLNYLSRTNNRVQNELSDFAEFLLSSVTVYYKAGGELYGSFYKNTNLEKLCGMSLYLPENKQEFYRYCSLDLYQEVALVDLYRKIFSV, via the coding sequence ATGTTTAGCATAAAACGAAGAGATTTCTGTCGTCATATGATATTGGGTTCAGCTTTTTTCGCTGGAAGTATAGCTACAAACTCTAGTTTTGCAATAGATTCTAATTATTCTCAAAATAAATCGCGTTATAAATGGGTAGTTTTATATTGGATGCCATACGATAACGACCTTGTGCGTTTTGGTGAACCAATTGTTGAAATGTTAACCCAAGGTACGCAAAACTCGGAAAATTTGGTAGTGGTTCAATCAGATTATTGGGGCGATTCAAACATGCGTCGTCGCCTATTTAGTAATGGAATTGTAAATGAGATTGATATAGCAGGAGAAGATAGTAGCGATGTATCTGCTTTTCGGGATTATCTTAATTGGGCAAATCTAAATTTTGAAGCACAGCATTGGGCAGTTATTATTGTTGGTCATGGTGGAAAAATTAACGAGGTAAGTCCTGACGATCATAAAGCAATTGATAAAAAGCGAACGTGGATGGGGGTTGATCAATTTGCAGATGCGGTTAGTAGTTTTAATCGGGCTACTAAGGTCGGAGTGGAACTGCTTTTCTTCCAAAACTGCAACAAAGCGACATTAGAAGTTTTATACGAAGTTAGAAATTGTGCTAGATATACTCTTGCTTCTCAGCTTGCACTTGGCGCACCTAATTACTACTACAAAGGATTTCTCAACCGTTTAAAAGATCCATCAGTTAAGGGGCGTGAAGCAGCTATAGCAATTATGGATTCTGAGCGAATAGATATGTATCACACGCTTACTTTAGTAGATAATCAAACTGTTAAACTCATTCCAGAAAAACTTTCACAGGTACTCAAGCGCATTATTAACAAAGGTTTGCCAGCAATCAAGCAATCAGAACTCTCAACTTACCACTATTCTGGCGAACGGCATTGCGATGCACTTTTATTGCTCAACTATCTTTCAAGAACTAACAATCGAGTTCAAAATGAACTAAGCGATTTTGCTGAATTTCTGCTTTCATCAGTTACCGTGTATTATAAAGCAGGAGGAGAACTCTATGGTAGCTTTTATAAAAATACCAATTTAGAAAAACTATGTGGTATGAGTTTATATCTTCCAGAAAATAAGCAGGAATTTTATCGCTATTGTTCACTTGATTTATATCAAGAAGTTGCCTTAGTTGATTTATACAGAAAAATATTTAGCGTCTGA
- a CDS encoding GIY-YIG nuclease family protein, whose protein sequence is MGYVYLLHFSQPIGNLKNPKGTAQHYLGYTSRSLKKRLEEHNGGTGAKITRAVVQDYKYKLQLVRHWSKCNRELEKQLKQRHSPVSLCPLCNPVKTNCRN, encoded by the coding sequence ATGGGCTATGTTTATCTTTTACATTTCTCACAACCAATTGGAAATCTGAAAAATCCGAAAGGAACTGCTCAACATTATTTGGGCTATACCAGCAGAAGTTTAAAAAAGCGTTTAGAAGAACATAACGGTGGCACAGGTGCAAAAATAACTCGTGCGGTTGTGCAAGATTATAAATATAAATTGCAACTTGTTCGTCACTGGTCAAAATGCAATCGCGAGTTAGAAAAACAACTTAAACAACGCCATAGTCCGGTTAGTTTGTGTCCGCTCTGTAATCCCGTAAAAACTAATTGCAGAAACTAA
- a CDS encoding helicase-related protein: protein MTQAYQLSLFEQTINYQNTQTTLPKNFRLTHTIGKGGIKTKAAKNIEAIKLSKKLDQENRYPTPTEQQILAEYLGWGIAPEIFEEPLKPSWEHLGNQLKALLTPTEYQAARKSIINAYYTTPEIIQEIYQGLKHLGFSGSRILEPSMGCGLFLGLAPTPWNRRAKWTGIELDSITGRIAQQLYPEADIYIKGFEDVMLPRNYFDLAIGNVPFSNITPNDPKYNKLPIYNLHDYFFIKSLDLIRPGGLIAFITSVGTLQSRRSRGVRELLAKSADLVGAMRLPSNAFMAFTNTQVTTDLIILQKRQPEQEPSSTQWLEVCDSGLTSSDGSPLLMPCYYKNNPEMLLGKLTVDKLYGGANRLGLASDGRDLISAIRTAFTRLPEGIYLETEDAKPKNKITRKSKSILIPPDLQNKIKPFSLIWYENHPWQVMEGKLERINVIGIPRLRLFWLIRLREVVKEVFFIQSCGGTDKQLSQAQKRLNHAYDSFIRSYGYLHSVGNRRVFSSDPEYPLLLALENYDPDSKTASKTDIFSKRTIREYEPKTSADTALDALIYSLSEKGRIDIDFMTKLLSQPPQDIICELQKDKLIHFDPKLERWVTSDEYLSGNVRNKLEIAQSAVKTNPELKVNVEALEKVQPTPLLPGDIYVRLGSPWIPTQDITDFIAETLNVDADDIYVYHSKATATWEVQICKNLLQSQNNCQIYGTERIMAHQLIELALNLRVPIVRDKVDESYVENPEATRIAQTKQENLKELFKRWIWSDFQRAERLTQTYNQQYNSLVPRHFDGSHLELPGMNPQWRNKLRSHQLNAIWRIISSGNTLLGHAVGAGKTSESIAASQELKRLGICYKPCLVVMDHLPEQMASEAIQMYPQMRLLIAGSAEMEAKKRRELASRIATGDWDLIILSHTAFSKLPLHPDTIKQFLEEESKMVETDYLAAKSNGRRTKRVMKNLEKKLTRLSENINAVANAETKDNTVFFDELGIDWIFYDESQQVKNLDLNTKINRVLGVPSSASYRAKDFLMKTRYMSYKHGAGRGVALMTATPITNTLAEAWVNQIYLQYETLQQLGLLHFDAWVSNFAEIKVGAEITPQGTLEVKSRLAVFNNIPEWRQLFWQVADILTDEDLNLPKPEKEYVTQEVPATEEQLKFFDYVAQRAEAIKAREVESTEDNMPRITTHIRQGVVDLRCLSQDVLCEFLEPEEIDALSHFPTKVDIAIDNIFRIWEATQAERLTQLVFCDVGTPKENNSDRFTVYSYIKSQLIERGVPTEEIAFIHDAKTDEQKSALFRAVRQRKIRVFIGSTAKMGVGTNVQDYVIAAHDLDCPWRPTDHTQRAGRSVRQGNYNSKVKIYRYVTQGKPYQDAEGKKVAGLSPDGYLYQTSKTKAEFIEAALAGRNTARSIDDCTDIVLSYAEVMATASGDPRLMRKVELDSEVAKLLQEERDHINQQITIHRDLEKLPDRIEKISIKLQNHKADSNRTVSVAGDRFSINFYTNDGKKVRVIKRKAAGEHINAIVRDLEIKVEYGTFSLGQFAGFDLSIVHDIGGCTIQLIGNAIYKASVKKTPIGTISALEYCVNSGIDKELKQAENQLQKLKQAEKDLSLQKDQPFSKAAELQAVMKEQSALNKELGLIEEDFQVVDKA, encoded by the coding sequence ATGACACAAGCCTATCAACTATCTTTATTCGAGCAAACCATCAATTATCAAAACACTCAAACTACTCTACCTAAAAATTTCCGACTCACTCACACTATAGGTAAAGGAGGAATAAAAACTAAAGCTGCTAAGAATATTGAAGCAATCAAATTAAGCAAAAAACTTGACCAAGAAAACCGTTATCCCACACCTACTGAACAACAAATCCTTGCCGAATATCTAGGTTGGGGAATTGCACCAGAAATATTTGAAGAACCTCTTAAACCTAGTTGGGAACATCTTGGTAATCAACTAAAAGCATTACTCACACCAACAGAGTATCAAGCAGCTAGAAAAAGCATTATTAATGCATACTACACCACACCAGAAATCATCCAAGAAATTTATCAAGGACTAAAACATCTTGGTTTTAGCGGAAGTCGTATTCTAGAACCGAGTATGGGTTGTGGTTTATTCCTGGGACTCGCACCCACACCTTGGAATCGTCGTGCTAAATGGACTGGTATCGAACTTGATTCAATCACAGGTCGCATTGCTCAACAACTTTACCCGGAAGCCGATATTTATATCAAGGGTTTTGAAGATGTGATGCTACCACGAAATTACTTTGATTTAGCCATCGGTAACGTACCTTTTAGCAATATCACCCCTAACGACCCAAAATACAATAAACTACCAATTTACAATCTACACGACTACTTCTTTATCAAATCCCTTGACTTGATTCGTCCTGGTGGATTAATTGCTTTTATTACTTCTGTTGGAACACTACAATCTCGTCGTAGTAGGGGAGTACGGGAATTACTTGCAAAAAGCGCTGACTTAGTAGGAGCAATGCGCTTACCCAGTAATGCTTTCATGGCATTCACTAATACTCAAGTCACCACCGATTTAATTATTTTACAAAAGCGTCAACCCGAACAAGAACCATCTTCAACTCAATGGCTTGAAGTTTGCGATAGCGGATTAACATCTTCCGATGGTTCGCCGTTATTGATGCCTTGCTACTATAAAAATAATCCAGAAATGCTTCTAGGAAAACTAACCGTAGACAAACTTTATGGTGGAGCTAATCGTCTGGGGTTAGCAAGCGATGGAAGAGATTTAATATCAGCGATTAGAACTGCATTTACCCGTCTACCAGAAGGAATTTATCTCGAAACTGAAGATGCAAAACCAAAGAATAAAATCACTAGAAAATCAAAATCAATATTAATTCCTCCAGATTTACAAAATAAAATCAAACCTTTTTCCTTGATTTGGTACGAGAACCATCCTTGGCAAGTTATGGAGGGAAAATTAGAGCGGATAAACGTGATTGGTATACCTCGTTTGCGCTTATTCTGGCTGATTCGGTTGCGAGAAGTAGTTAAAGAGGTTTTCTTTATCCAATCTTGTGGTGGTACTGACAAACAATTATCTCAAGCACAAAAACGTCTCAATCATGCTTACGACAGTTTTATTAGAAGCTACGGATATTTACACTCTGTAGGTAATCGTCGAGTATTTTCATCAGACCCAGAGTATCCGTTATTACTCGCACTAGAAAACTATGACCCCGATAGTAAGACAGCAAGTAAAACTGATATTTTTAGCAAACGCACCATCCGTGAATATGAACCAAAAACAAGTGCAGATACAGCATTGGATGCATTAATTTATAGTTTGAGCGAGAAGGGACGTATTGATATAGATTTCATGACGAAATTACTTTCCCAACCTCCACAAGATATTATTTGTGAATTACAGAAGGATAAACTAATTCATTTTGACCCAAAACTTGAACGATGGGTAACAAGCGATGAATATTTGTCGGGTAACGTCAGAAACAAGCTAGAAATTGCTCAAAGTGCGGTAAAAACAAATCCAGAATTAAAAGTCAACGTCGAAGCTTTAGAAAAAGTCCAACCAACTCCCTTGCTTCCAGGAGATATCTACGTGCGTTTGGGTTCTCCTTGGATTCCAACTCAAGATATTACAGATTTTATCGCTGAAACTTTAAATGTAGATGCTGACGATATCTATGTTTATCACAGTAAAGCAACTGCGACTTGGGAAGTACAAATTTGTAAAAATCTGCTTCAATCTCAAAATAACTGTCAAATTTATGGCACAGAGCGGATAATGGCACATCAACTAATTGAATTAGCACTAAATCTTCGGGTTCCTATAGTTCGAGATAAAGTTGATGAATCCTATGTAGAAAATCCAGAAGCGACAAGAATTGCTCAAACAAAGCAAGAAAATCTTAAAGAATTATTTAAACGTTGGATTTGGAGCGATTTCCAACGTGCGGAACGACTTACTCAAACTTACAACCAGCAGTACAATAGCCTTGTGCCGCGACATTTCGACGGTTCGCATCTGGAGCTACCAGGAATGAACCCACAATGGCGCAATAAATTACGTTCCCATCAACTCAACGCGATTTGGAGAATAATATCTTCTGGAAATACTTTACTAGGTCATGCAGTTGGTGCAGGTAAGACAAGCGAATCTATCGCAGCTTCTCAAGAACTCAAACGTCTGGGAATTTGCTACAAACCTTGCTTAGTAGTAATGGACCATTTACCAGAACAAATGGCTAGTGAAGCAATTCAAATGTATCCTCAAATGCGATTGTTGATTGCTGGAAGTGCCGAAATGGAAGCTAAAAAACGACGCGAGTTGGCTTCGAGAATTGCTACGGGAGATTGGGATTTAATCATTCTGAGTCATACAGCTTTTAGTAAATTACCTTTGCATCCAGATACGATTAAGCAATTTCTAGAAGAAGAATCAAAAATGGTAGAAACTGATTACCTTGCAGCCAAAAGCAACGGTAGACGTACCAAACGGGTAATGAAGAATTTAGAAAAGAAATTGACGCGATTATCAGAAAATATTAATGCGGTAGCTAATGCAGAAACTAAGGATAATACCGTATTTTTTGATGAGTTGGGTATTGATTGGATTTTCTACGACGAATCGCAACAGGTAAAAAATCTCGACCTCAACACCAAAATAAATCGAGTCTTAGGAGTTCCCAGCAGTGCTTCTTACCGTGCTAAAGATTTTCTGATGAAAACTCGCTATATGAGTTACAAGCACGGTGCAGGTCGGGGTGTTGCCTTAATGACAGCTACACCAATTACCAACACTTTAGCTGAAGCCTGGGTCAATCAAATATATCTACAGTACGAAACTTTACAGCAATTAGGACTGTTACATTTTGATGCTTGGGTGTCAAACTTTGCAGAAATCAAAGTAGGTGCCGAAATTACTCCCCAAGGAACTCTGGAAGTTAAAAGCAGATTGGCAGTGTTTAATAATATTCCGGAGTGGAGACAGTTATTCTGGCAGGTTGCAGATATCCTAACTGACGAAGATTTGAATTTACCCAAACCAGAGAAAGAGTATGTTACTCAAGAAGTACCAGCGACAGAAGAACAACTCAAGTTTTTTGATTACGTTGCTCAAAGAGCTGAAGCAATCAAAGCAAGAGAGGTAGAATCAACAGAAGATAATATGCCTCGAATTACAACCCATATTCGTCAAGGGGTGGTTGATTTACGTTGTTTAAGCCAAGACGTGCTTTGTGAATTTCTCGAACCGGAAGAAATAGATGCTTTAAGCCATTTTCCCACCAAAGTTGACATTGCAATCGATAATATCTTCCGAATATGGGAAGCGACGCAAGCCGAACGTTTGACTCAACTGGTATTTTGCGATGTGGGAACCCCGAAGGAAAACAACTCAGATAGATTTACGGTTTATAGCTATATAAAAAGCCAACTGATAGAACGTGGTGTACCAACTGAAGAAATTGCATTTATCCACGATGCTAAAACTGACGAACAGAAATCAGCTTTATTCCGAGCGGTACGACAACGAAAAATTCGGGTATTTATTGGTTCAACAGCCAAGATGGGTGTTGGGACAAACGTTCAAGATTACGTAATTGCAGCCCACGACTTGGATTGTCCTTGGCGACCTACAGACCATACACAAAGAGCAGGACGTTCGGTTAGACAAGGTAATTACAACTCTAAAGTTAAGATATATCGATACGTTACCCAGGGTAAACCGTATCAGGATGCAGAAGGTAAAAAAGTTGCAGGGTTAAGTCCAGATGGTTACTTGTATCAAACTTCTAAAACCAAAGCCGAATTTATAGAAGCTGCTTTAGCTGGGAGAAATACCGCTCGTAGCATTGATGACTGTACCGATATCGTCTTATCTTACGCCGAAGTCATGGCAACCGCTAGCGGCGACCCCAGGTTGATGCGTAAAGTAGAGTTAGATTCAGAAGTTGCTAAATTACTCCAAGAAGAGCGCGACCATATTAATCAGCAAATTACCATTCATCGAGATTTAGAGAAACTTCCCGATAGAATTGAGAAAATTAGCATCAAATTACAAAATCATAAAGCAGACAGTAACCGTACTGTATCTGTTGCTGGAGATAGGTTTAGTATTAATTTCTATACGAATGATGGTAAGAAAGTGCGAGTGATTAAGCGTAAAGCCGCAGGTGAGCATATTAACGCTATTGTACGGGACTTAGAAATCAAAGTCGAATACGGTACTTTTTCACTTGGTCAGTTTGCTGGATTTGATTTATCAATCGTACATGATATTGGAGGTTGTACGATTCAACTAATCGGAAATGCGATTTACAAAGCTTCTGTGAAAAAGACTCCGATAGGAACTATTTCTGCTTTGGAATATTGTGTAAATAGCGGTATTGATAAAGAATTGAAACAAGCAGAAAATCAACTTCAAAAACTAAAACAAGCAGAAAAAGATTTATCTCTTCAAAAAGACCAACCGTTTTCTAAAGCAGCAGAATTACAAGCAGTAATGAAAGAACAATCCGCTTTGAATAAAGAATTGGGTTTAATTGAAGAAGATTTTCAAGTTGTAGATAAAGCTTAA
- a CDS encoding antirestriction protein ArdA, with translation MNIIFDSEQDAVSVAEQLYNVERLDNILFIQNIDLRALNLAIALVQVKVVKRNASLRCMLPFPDEERECTDEETPKIYVACLSAYNAGYLHGLWIDGTQQPEDIEDDIKWMLSWSPVADTESCDEWAIHDYECWQGIQLSEYEDIETVSELAQLLEEHGKAYAVYYQHYGSNYATEEDFKDRYLGEYEDEKDFVHQMWEECGKIQQLEELNIPAFYIDWKAIAQDWFIDSYFSIEVGLREIYIFNR, from the coding sequence ATGAATATAATATTTGATTCAGAACAAGATGCTGTATCTGTAGCAGAACAGCTTTACAATGTTGAACGTTTGGATAATATTTTATTTATTCAAAATATTGATTTGAGAGCTTTAAATTTAGCTATTGCTTTAGTTCAAGTAAAAGTTGTTAAAAGAAATGCTAGTTTAAGATGTATGTTGCCATTTCCTGATGAAGAAAGGGAATGTACAGATGAAGAAACGCCCAAAATTTATGTAGCCTGTCTTAGTGCTTATAATGCTGGGTATTTACATGGCTTGTGGATTGATGGCACTCAACAACCAGAAGATATCGAAGACGATATTAAATGGATGCTTTCATGGTCGCCAGTTGCAGATACAGAATCTTGCGACGAATGGGCAATACATGATTACGAATGCTGGCAAGGAATACAGCTTAGTGAATACGAAGATATAGAAACAGTCTCTGAATTAGCGCAACTCCTTGAAGAACATGGTAAAGCTTATGCTGTTTACTACCAACACTACGGTAGCAATTATGCAACAGAAGAAGATTTTAAAGACCGTTATTTAGGTGAATACGAAGACGAAAAAGATTTTGTTCACCAGATGTGGGAAGAGTGCGGAAAGATTCAACAGCTTGAAGAATTAAATATTCCCGCATTTTATATTGATTGGAAAGCAATTGCACAAGATTGGTTTATTGACTCCTATTTCTCAATTGAAGTCGGACTTAGAGAAATCTACATTTTTAATCGATAG
- a CDS encoding four helix bundle protein, with amino-acid sequence MINNISITDRTKKFAVRIIKACCFLDEKPGVNRIISSQLLRSGTSIGANVREAQSAQSDKDFISKLEIALKEARETQYWLEIIIESELVEKSKFDSLLQEANEIGKILVSSTKKLKQK; translated from the coding sequence ATGATTAATAATATTAGTATAACTGACAGAACTAAAAAGTTTGCAGTTAGAATTATAAAAGCTTGTTGCTTCCTAGATGAAAAACCAGGAGTTAATCGAATAATATCAAGCCAATTACTTCGTTCTGGAACATCTATTGGAGCCAATGTTCGGGAGGCACAATCGGCACAGTCTGACAAAGATTTTATTAGTAAATTAGAAATTGCATTGAAAGAAGCAAGAGAAACTCAATACTGGTTGGAAATTATAATTGAATCTGAGTTAGTAGAGAAATCTAAGTTTGATTCTTTGCTTCAAGAAGCTAATGAAATTGGCAAGATATTAGTTTCTTCTACTAAAAAACTTAAACAGAAATAA